The sequence TAAACGCTTACGTGCGTAAAGCTGCTTCGAGTTCTCTTCGTCTTCAATCATCATCAAAGACACCTGAGGGTTAGCTTTCAAGTTACGAGCATGACGAGCAATATCAGAAATTAGAACAAAGTAACCTTCTTGGTTCTGAACGAAAGGTGCGTAACTTACGTTCGGGCGACCTTCTTCATCAACCGTTGCAAGTTGAAGGGTACGGCGCTCTTGGCGAAACTCTTTAATTTCTGGACCTAGGCGACCTTGTAGACGTTCTTGTTTTACTTGCTGTTCCATGGGTAATTCCTTTCTTCACTTTCTCTGATTTATTATTTTTGCCCGAGGTTGAGTGATCATTAGCAAACTAAACGATCCTCGAGCATTGATGTACTATTTAAGCGAATTGGCACCCTATTTAGGGTTGCTGCTGATTTTACTTAAGCTTGTTCTTTCAGCGCTTTGAAGCGTTCAACTTGGTCAGCAATAAGCTCACGCTTTTCATTGCGGCCTAGGTAGATCTTAAAAATGTTCTCGCCCGTTTCACTGAAGAAACCGAAGTAATGACTTTCACGCCCCATGAACGCCTTGCTCACCAAACCGATCTGTTTAACATTGTCGAGTTTCAGGTGGCCATGAAGCTCGCCTTCTTTGCCCATAAGGTTGTAGTAGCCACGTGCTACTTTACCTTTAGGGAACGGCGCTTTTACTTCGAAGATTGAGCCGAATGAATGCACGATTGTGGTCACAGGCCCCCAATCAACTAAGCCTTCTAGAATCTCTTGAGCACGGCTGCCATCTAGCATTACTGCCATGTCATTTGGAAAAGCAGCAACCACTTCAACCTCTGAAACACCTAGCTTTTCAGCAATCGCAGTAGGAAGCAGTTTTGGCTCTTCTTCTAGAATGCGTGCGACACGTTGTTCTAGAGTTTCTGTCATTTCTAATGTTGTATCTGTCATTGAATATGTGTCCGTATAAACGAGTAATTTACGTAAGTTATAAACTAAAAATTCGATATTAAGCGTGCTTTAAACTTGTATGCGGGTGAATGCCTGAACCTGATGCTTTCGGTGCTGGGTGCATAGCCTGATATTCAGCGTTAAGCACTTGAATTACACTCTGAGCGAGGCTTACTGCCCAGAAGCTGCCAGCAATAGTGAGGGTCAGATAATCTTCGGAAAGCTCGACTAGACCATTCTTTTCCCAATGCGAAAACAGAGGCTTCAGATAATCGAACGTGTCTTGTTCCATAAAGGTCGGTAACGTACTTCTTCTAACAACACCAGAATCAAAACCGGCCTTTAATGAAGAGAAGGCTGGCTCTAGTGAGCTTTGCTTCGTCATCATGGCTATTGGCAATTGACCTTGCTTTATAGACTCCATGTAGCTGTCTAAAGTTCGATGTTGCATCACACCATGACCGCCAATGTTGCCACCAGCACCACAACCAACCGGCAGAACTTCGGCATAAGTTTTCGCTAAGCTGTTGTAAATGCTGCGTTCTCTGTTATCACGAGCCCAGTGATTCACGCTCAATTGCTTGACCTTATTTTTTGCCATGAACTCGACACCCGCCAAGTACATGCTCGCTTTATCTGGCGTATTCGCTGGTGGTGGAATTTTTCCTTTCTCAACAAGGTTAAGCATAGGTGCGTTACCCCCAACAATCAGTTGATAGAGGTCAATACCGTGCGCACCAGTAGACATGTAGTCTTCTAAATCTTGTTGGAACACTTCCATAGACTGGTGTGGTAATCCGTATAGCAAATCTAGAACGATGGGGGCTTGCTCGGTACAGCTCAAAGCACTGATACGTTCCAACACAACTTCTCTGTCATCTAAGCGCTTGGCGCTGCGTCGAACTTGAGTGTTGAAACTTTGAATACCAAATGAGAAGCGATTGAAACCACCTTCAAGCGCACAATCAAACATTTGATCGCCAAAGCGATTGATGCGCCCTTCCAAGGTCATTTCCACATCGTTTGCCAGTGGGAAATATTGGCGAATAGCCTTGCCTAACTGCTCTACTTGTTGAGGAGACAAATCAGTAGGTGTTCCGCCACCAATGTAGACAGCATGAAATAATCCAGACTGAGCCCAAGGGGTTTTAGCTTTTTGCTTCAACTCAACCATCAATGCGTCGAAATACTCATCGACTAATTTACGGCTCGCGGCGTTTTGGAAAAAGTTACAGAACGTACAACGGACACGACAGAAAGGAATATGGATATACAAGCAACGCTTATCCTGTTTCTTCCCTTCGCTTAGCATCAGTTCATCAAAGAGCTCCAACTTCTTGCTCGGGTCGACCGGAATTGAACTTCCTCCGGCATGTGCAGAATGCTTTTTCGCAAACGCAAAACGAAGCGGATCAGGGCTAGAAACACCTAGAATTGATTCGTCAAATTTATAAATATTAAGACTCATATAATCTCTCTGAACACTTATATAGCAAAGTCTGGAAGACTATTCGCTAAAACTGAGAGAATCATAAATAGACGCAAATGATAATGCAATTGATAATTGATCTTATTTAGATTCTGAGCAATAATCTGGTACAGATTTTAGATTTGGTAAAGGATTGAAAGTGAACGTTCCTAGATATGTTATTGCAGGCGGTGCATCGTTAGTGATTCATGCGGCGCTATTGTTTGTCGCTCAAGAATCTAAAGTATTTGCGATGCCTGCAGGTAGCCAATCGAATACGGTATCGATCAACTTCACGCCTAAGAGCACTCCTTCTCAAGCTCAACAAAAAACCATCACAGAACCGGTTGAACCAGAACCAATCAAAGAAACCGTCTCACAAGCAGAACCTAAGCCTGTCGAACCCAAGGCAGTCGAACCAAAGCAAGCCAAACCGACGCCAAAGAAAAAAGCGATCACCAATAAACCTCAACCCAAGAAAGTAGAGAAAAAGATTGTTGGAAAGAAACCAGTAACAGAGAAAAAGGTCGTTAAGAAAAAACGCCCAGAACTAAAACCAGAGCCAAAGTCCAAACCAACGCCTCAACCAGGAAAACTGGCTGACAAGAAAGTCGATAAAAATCTAGACGAGTCTGCCAATCAACCTCAGGAGGTAAACCAAGGCGTATCAAACCAAGAACCCGTATTAGTCACTAAGCCCTCTTTTTCTTCACGCCCCACACCACCGAATTACCCGCGCCAAGCTAGACGTCGTGGCGTTGAAGGTGTCGCAACTTATGAGGTCTGGTTAGACGCTGAAGGCAAACAAATTAAACAAGCATTAGTAAATTCATCAGGCGCACTAATGCTCGACAACGCCGCTTTAGACGCCATTAAACAATGGAAATTCTCACCTCACACTGTCAATGGTCGAGCTATTGCTCACCGTGTACAAATACCTGTTCGTTTTAGGTTGGATTAATCATGCAACAAATCAGTTACTTACAAGATCAACTTGGCTTAATGACTTGGCCTCTTCTCATCTGTTCTGCATTAACAGCAATGATCATCGCTGAACGTGTCTTCCAAGTGATGCTAAGCATTGGTGTTGGCAAACGCGCCATTCGTCGCGAGCTCAACCAGATCTCACCAACCAACAGCAAAGAGATCGAAGCATTAGCACAATCTATTTCTGGTAAACGACCGCTGCTGTACAAGGGCGTGTCGATGTTGCTTGCTCACCACTCTTTCTCAAAAGGATTACGTGAAGATGCTGCCGGAATTTGGCTACAAGAAAAACGCCACCAGCTTCATGCCGGACTGAGATTGCTTGGTTTAATCGGAGTGATTAGTCCGTTAATAGGCCTACTTGGTACCGTACTTGGACTTATTGAGATGTTCAAAGGGGTTGCAGCTACGACCGGCAGTATTACACCGAACGATCTAGCCGACGGATTAGGCTTAGCAATGAGAACCACAGCGGCAGGCTTAATGATTGCGCTTCCTGCGATCTCAGGCGCTCAACTGCTTGGGCTATGGGCCGACCGAGTGCTGGCTCAGTTAGAACATACTCTGAACTATGTGAATGTGTGGCTTGAAGGCATGTCGATTCAAACCAATCACTCTGACGAGACTAAAGGCTCATCAGTCAACAAAGTCGCTGTTGGTGATGTGAGTCAAGCATGATCAAAACGCCTCTCTCATCTCAAACACAAAGTTTAGCGCCAGATTTAACGCCGCTGCTCGACATAATTTTTATCGTGATGGTTTTCCTACTACTTACCGCTTCGGTGAAGTTGGAGTCTTTAGAGGTAGAGCTTCCAAGCTCTGATATTAAAAACGTTTCTGAAGTTCATAAAGATTCGATTAGCGTCAATATTTTAGACCACGAACCTTACTGGGCGATTAACGGCCGAGAGTACATAGACTGGGAAAACTTCAAGATTGCATTACTCGAAGAGACAGGTTCTGCGGATAAAAAGCCGATCATCATTGGCGCGGATAAAGCAGCCAACGTTGAGAACCTAGTGAAGTTGCTGTCGTTCCTTCAAGAGAATGGAATACCTGCAACCCAATTGCTCACAGAAGAAGGCTAGAACAATACTCAGTTGTCATGAGGCCTAGCACCTTTATGAGATTGGGGTCTTTATTGAGAAGACCCAATAACCAGAGCTAGACCTCTATCGAATCGAACTCAACATGCGAACGGACTGCTCACTGAGCGTCTTCGCGATTACTCTCCATCAAAAGAAAGTATCAATAAATTATTATGAAAGACTTAAAAGTGTTCAACAAACTAAAGACCAACAAACATTTACTCTCAATCGCCGCAATGAGCTTGGCTCTGACTGCGCCAACGGCAATGGCCAACGACGCTGAACAACCTCGAATCATAAGTGCAGGAAGTGCCGTTACTGAATTGATATTGGCATTAGGCGCTGAAGAGCAGTTAGTCGCAATTGATGTAACCAGTCACTTCCCTCAATCAGCAAATCTGCCGAAGATTGGTTACCACAGAAACCTTTCTGCAGAAGGCTTGATCGCCTTAGAACCAACCACGCTCATTGGATCTGATGAGATGGGGCCAGACAACGCGATTTCCCAATTGAAATCTGTGGGTATCGATGTCGAGATAGTTAACACCGAAGCGAACGTTGAAGGGTTGTTAAAGCGTATCGACCAAATCGCAAAGATTACCCATACCGAGGATCACTCAGAACAAGTTAAAGCAGAAGTAAATAAGAAGATTGCGGCACTAAAAGCAAACCAAGTACCCAATGACGAAGCGAAGAAAGTTTTGTTCCTATTGCTGCATGAAGGTCGTCCTGCGAACGTTGCTGGCGGTGAAACATCACCAAACGCGATCATTGAACTGGCTGGCGGCGTAAACCCAGCGGCTAAAAGCCTGACGTCTTACAAACCATTGTCGATGGAATCACTCATTGAAATGCAACCTGATGTCATCTTAGTGAGCGGCCGTAGCTACCAGAAAATGGGCGGCGCTGATGCCATTCTTAAATCGTTACCTATGTTAGCG comes from Vibrio bathopelagicus and encodes:
- the hutW gene encoding heme anaerobic degradation radical SAM methyltransferase ChuW/HutW gives rise to the protein MSLNIYKFDESILGVSSPDPLRFAFAKKHSAHAGGSSIPVDPSKKLELFDELMLSEGKKQDKRCLYIHIPFCRVRCTFCNFFQNAASRKLVDEYFDALMVELKQKAKTPWAQSGLFHAVYIGGGTPTDLSPQQVEQLGKAIRQYFPLANDVEMTLEGRINRFGDQMFDCALEGGFNRFSFGIQSFNTQVRRSAKRLDDREVVLERISALSCTEQAPIVLDLLYGLPHQSMEVFQQDLEDYMSTGAHGIDLYQLIVGGNAPMLNLVEKGKIPPPANTPDKASMYLAGVEFMAKNKVKQLSVNHWARDNRERSIYNSLAKTYAEVLPVGCGAGGNIGGHGVMQHRTLDSYMESIKQGQLPIAMMTKQSSLEPAFSSLKAGFDSGVVRRSTLPTFMEQDTFDYLKPLFSHWEKNGLVELSEDYLTLTIAGSFWAVSLAQSVIQVLNAEYQAMHPAPKASGSGIHPHTSLKHA
- a CDS encoding energy transducer TonB, coding for MNVPRYVIAGGASLVIHAALLFVAQESKVFAMPAGSQSNTVSINFTPKSTPSQAQQKTITEPVEPEPIKETVSQAEPKPVEPKAVEPKQAKPTPKKKAITNKPQPKKVEKKIVGKKPVTEKKVVKKKRPELKPEPKSKPTPQPGKLADKKVDKNLDESANQPQEVNQGVSNQEPVLVTKPSFSSRPTPPNYPRQARRRGVEGVATYEVWLDAEGKQIKQALVNSSGALMLDNAALDAIKQWKFSPHTVNGRAIAHRVQIPVRFRLD
- the hutX gene encoding heme utilization cystosolic carrier protein HutX yields the protein MTDTTLEMTETLEQRVARILEEEPKLLPTAIAEKLGVSEVEVVAAFPNDMAVMLDGSRAQEILEGLVDWGPVTTIVHSFGSIFEVKAPFPKGKVARGYYNLMGKEGELHGHLKLDNVKQIGLVSKAFMGRESHYFGFFSETGENIFKIYLGRNEKRELIADQVERFKALKEQA
- a CDS encoding heme/hemin ABC transporter substrate-binding protein; amino-acid sequence: MKDLKVFNKLKTNKHLLSIAAMSLALTAPTAMANDAEQPRIISAGSAVTELILALGAEEQLVAIDVTSHFPQSANLPKIGYHRNLSAEGLIALEPTTLIGSDEMGPDNAISQLKSVGIDVEIVNTEANVEGLLKRIDQIAKITHTEDHSEQVKAEVNKKIAALKANQVPNDEAKKVLFLLLHEGRPANVAGGETSPNAIIELAGGVNPAAKSLTSYKPLSMESLIEMQPDVILVSGRSYQKMGGADAILKSLPMLAATPAGMNKQIITVKGSALVGGLGLESLSEAKRLNALIYPL
- a CDS encoding MotA/TolQ/ExbB proton channel family protein, whose protein sequence is MQQISYLQDQLGLMTWPLLICSALTAMIIAERVFQVMLSIGVGKRAIRRELNQISPTNSKEIEALAQSISGKRPLLYKGVSMLLAHHSFSKGLREDAAGIWLQEKRHQLHAGLRLLGLIGVISPLIGLLGTVLGLIEMFKGVAATTGSITPNDLADGLGLAMRTTAAGLMIALPAISGAQLLGLWADRVLAQLEHTLNYVNVWLEGMSIQTNHSDETKGSSVNKVAVGDVSQA
- the hutZ gene encoding heme utilization protein HutZ, which encodes MEQQVKQERLQGRLGPEIKEFRQERRTLQLATVDEEGRPNVSYAPFVQNQEGYFVLISDIARHARNLKANPQVSLMMIEDEENSKQLYARKRLTFDAQASVVERETELWTQVIGQMQERFGEIIDGLSQLQDFSLFNLKAENGLFVKGFGQAYQVSGDDLVDFVHLQEGHKKVSNE
- a CDS encoding ExbD/TolR family protein codes for the protein MIKTPLSSQTQSLAPDLTPLLDIIFIVMVFLLLTASVKLESLEVELPSSDIKNVSEVHKDSISVNILDHEPYWAINGREYIDWENFKIALLEETGSADKKPIIIGADKAANVENLVKLLSFLQENGIPATQLLTEEG